A portion of the Haemophilus influenzae genome contains these proteins:
- the otnI gene encoding 2-oxo-tetronate isomerase, which translates to MPKFAANLTMMFNEVPFLDRFEAAAKAGFKYVEFLWPYDYPAQELKAILDKHGLKVVLFNTPAGDVNKGEWGVSAIPGREADSHRDIDLALEYALALGCPNVHIMSAVVPEGASREEYKQTFIKNVRYASDKYKPYGIKIQLEALSPEVKPNYLLKSQFDTLEVVELVDRDNVFVQLDYFHAQNVDGNLARLTDKLNGKFAHVQIASVPDRHEPDEGEINYQYIFDKLDEIGYTGYVGCEYKPRGETVTGLDWFQKYK; encoded by the coding sequence ATGCCTAAATTTGCAGCAAACTTAACAATGATGTTTAACGAAGTGCCATTTTTAGATCGCTTTGAAGCGGCGGCTAAAGCAGGCTTTAAATATGTCGAATTCTTATGGCCTTATGATTACCCTGCACAAGAACTCAAAGCAATTTTAGATAAGCATGGCCTAAAAGTTGTGTTATTTAATACCCCAGCTGGTGATGTAAACAAAGGTGAATGGGGTGTTTCGGCAATCCCTGGCCGAGAAGCTGATAGCCATAGAGATATTGATTTGGCTCTTGAATATGCACTTGCATTAGGTTGTCCAAATGTACATATCATGTCAGCAGTTGTGCCAGAAGGTGCAAGCCGTGAAGAATATAAACAAACCTTTATTAAAAACGTACGCTATGCATCTGATAAATATAAACCATATGGAATCAAAATTCAGCTTGAAGCTTTAAGCCCTGAAGTGAAACCTAATTATTTACTCAAAAGCCAATTTGATACGCTTGAAGTGGTGGAATTGGTTGATCGTGATAATGTATTTGTTCAACTCGACTATTTTCATGCACAAAATGTAGATGGCAATCTTGCACGTTTAACCGATAAATTAAATGGCAAATTTGCTCACGTTCAAATTGCTTCTGTACCAGACCGTCATGAACCCGACGAAGGTGAAATTAACTACCAATATATCTTCGATAAACTAGATGAAATCGGTTATACAGGCTATGTTGGCTGTGAATACAAACCACGTGGTGAAACCGTAACGGGATTGGATTGGTTTCAAAAATATAAATAA
- a CDS encoding phosphoethanolamine transferase, which yields MMFGKKIIHSKTIWFYFLLFLFSIFTNMGLGNVLSENIPVSDYAILFVITAISFYFTPWVGRILITVLFLSALFYCSAGFFYGIPSLGIIASVYETNINETLEYYTTIPFWIFLFQASYFILFVILMKLSFHAKQQAFKWLNTAVISLLLVFSYNQFSDWNYAYKFRFYPVLFYSEFDRMNDLYLEQRDFLNQSVNAPSQWDIQSFMPKYKNYILIIGESMRKDYMSLYGFPLKTTPFLERVKGTVFENYYSAAPNTQPSLQLTLYRAEKGETVYTDNIISLAKKAGVKTYWISNQGKIGEFDTIASRIGQSADETIFMKPLGYNSKKVYDDEMLPVLDKALKENITNPKLIVIHLMGSHPAFCERLPYEVKNYFINQSMSCYLESIKYTDQFLEKLNSQLVSQNEPYSVIYFSDHGLAHYEDSEGLSLHPNNLYKQNYEIPFVMFSSDSKKLEKIKTPQSAFNFVYGFADWMGIKEKHLQGVDFFHPEKQEIKVFDWKNVVNVKELADDPAKLPKYVQ from the coding sequence ATGATGTTCGGGAAAAAAATAATTCATTCTAAAACAATATGGTTTTATTTTTTATTGTTTCTCTTTTCTATATTTACCAATATGGGATTAGGCAATGTATTAAGTGAGAATATTCCTGTTTCAGATTACGCAATTTTATTTGTTATCACGGCGATTTCTTTTTATTTCACCCCTTGGGTTGGGCGAATATTAATCACTGTATTATTCCTCAGTGCGTTATTTTATTGCTCTGCTGGTTTTTTCTATGGTATTCCATCTTTGGGTATTATTGCTTCTGTTTATGAAACGAATATTAATGAAACCTTGGAATACTACACAACTATTCCTTTTTGGATATTTTTATTTCAAGCTAGTTATTTCATCCTGTTTGTTATTTTAATGAAATTAAGTTTTCATGCTAAACAACAAGCATTTAAATGGCTAAATACGGCTGTTATCAGCCTATTATTAGTTTTTTCTTACAATCAATTTTCTGATTGGAACTATGCGTATAAATTCCGTTTTTATCCCGTTCTTTTTTATTCTGAATTTGATCGAATGAATGATCTGTATTTAGAACAACGTGATTTTCTAAATCAATCCGTTAATGCACCTTCTCAATGGGATATTCAATCTTTTATGCCAAAATATAAAAATTATATTTTGATTATCGGTGAAAGCATGCGAAAAGATTATATGTCGTTATATGGTTTTCCATTGAAAACTACACCATTTTTAGAGCGTGTGAAAGGCACTGTTTTTGAAAATTATTATTCTGCAGCACCGAATACGCAACCGTCTTTACAACTCACCCTATATCGAGCAGAAAAAGGGGAAACGGTTTATACGGATAATATTATTTCTTTAGCCAAAAAAGCGGGTGTGAAAACCTATTGGATTTCTAATCAAGGCAAAATTGGGGAATTTGATACGATCGCATCTCGTATTGGTCAAAGTGCAGATGAAACGATTTTTATGAAGCCGTTAGGTTATAACTCTAAAAAAGTTTATGACGATGAAATGTTGCCTGTATTAGATAAAGCCTTAAAAGAAAATATTACGAATCCAAAATTAATTGTGATTCATTTAATGGGCTCACATCCAGCCTTTTGTGAGCGTCTTCCGTACGAAGTTAAAAATTATTTTATTAATCAATCTATGTCTTGTTATTTAGAATCGATTAAATATACGGATCAGTTTTTAGAAAAATTAAATTCGCAGTTAGTATCGCAAAATGAACCCTATTCGGTGATTTACTTTTCTGATCATGGGCTTGCTCATTATGAGGATTCTGAAGGTTTATCATTGCATCCAAATAATCTTTATAAACAAAATTATGAAATTCCTTTCGTTATGTTTTCGAGTGATAGTAAAAAGCTAGAAAAAATAAAAACGCCACAATCGGCATTTAATTTTGTTTATGGTTTTGCTGATTGGATGGGAATTAAGGAAAAGCATTTACAAGGCGTGGATTTCTTCCATCCTGAAAAACAGGAAATTAAAGTATTTGATTGGAAAAATGTTGTGAATGTTAAAGAGTTGGCTGATGATCCTGCAAAATTACCAAAATACGTTCAGTAA
- the lspA gene encoding signal peptidase II — translation MSKKSGLSFLWLSAVAFVVDLFTKYIVVQKFDLYESVNVLPVFNLTYVRNYGAAFSFLADHSGWQQYFFILLALAISGMLVYFLAKNNAEQKIQNSAYALIIGGALANMVDRAYNGFVVDFFDFYWDIYHYPVFNIADIAICIGAGLLVLDAFKSEKKKVQDKQVEKCGQK, via the coding sequence ATGTCCAAAAAATCAGGGCTTTCATTTTTATGGTTAAGTGCGGTCGCTTTTGTGGTGGATTTGTTTACAAAATACATTGTGGTACAAAAATTTGATTTGTATGAAAGTGTTAATGTGCTGCCTGTTTTCAATCTTACCTATGTTCGCAATTATGGTGCGGCATTTAGTTTCTTAGCGGATCATAGTGGCTGGCAACAATATTTCTTTATTTTGTTAGCGTTGGCTATCTCTGGCATGTTGGTTTATTTTTTAGCAAAAAATAATGCCGAACAAAAAATCCAAAATTCTGCTTATGCACTGATTATTGGTGGTGCATTAGCGAATATGGTGGATCGTGCTTATAACGGTTTTGTCGTGGATTTCTTTGATTTCTATTGGGATATTTACCATTATCCAGTGTTTAATATCGCCGATATCGCCATTTGTATTGGCGCAGGGTTATTAGTATTAGATGCGTTTAAGAGCGAAAAGAAAAAAGTACAAGATAAACAAGTAGAAAAGTGCGGTCAAAAATGA
- the otnC gene encoding 3-oxo-tetronate 4-phosphate decarboxylase has protein sequence MMDLAQKELMVQLGRSFYERGYTVGGAGNLSVRLDDNRVLVTPTGSSLGRLSVERLSVLDMEGNLLGGDKPSKEAVFHLAMYKKNPECKAIVHLHSTYLTALSCLDNLDPNNAIEPFTPYYVMRVGKMQVIPYYRPGSPKIAEELSNRALTGKAFLLANHGVVVTGSDLLDAADNTEELEETAKLFFTLQGQKIRYLTDTEVKDLENRGK, from the coding sequence ATGATGGATTTAGCACAAAAAGAATTAATGGTGCAGCTCGGACGTTCTTTTTATGAGCGAGGTTACACCGTGGGCGGTGCAGGTAATTTATCAGTTCGCTTAGATGACAATCGTGTGTTAGTGACTCCTACAGGTTCTTCACTCGGTCGGTTAAGTGTAGAACGTTTATCTGTATTGGATATGGAAGGTAATCTTTTAGGGGGCGATAAACCATCGAAAGAAGCAGTATTTCATTTGGCTATGTACAAGAAAAATCCTGAGTGCAAAGCCATTGTGCATTTACATAGTACCTATTTGACCGCACTTTCTTGCTTAGATAATTTGGATCCTAATAATGCTATAGAGCCATTTACACCGTATTACGTAATGCGCGTGGGAAAAATGCAAGTTATTCCCTACTATAGACCAGGTTCACCAAAGATTGCAGAAGAATTAAGTAACAGAGCTTTAACAGGCAAAGCCTTCTTACTCGCTAATCATGGTGTTGTTGTCACTGGCTCAGACTTGCTTGATGCGGCAGATAATACAGAAGAGTTAGAAGAAACCGCAAAATTATTCTTCACTTTGCAAGGACAAAAAATCCGCTATCTCACTGATACCGAAGTGAAAGATTTAGAAAATAGAGGAAAATAA
- the ispH gene encoding 4-hydroxy-3-methylbut-2-enyl diphosphate reductase, whose protein sequence is MKIILANPRGFCAGVDRAISIVELALEIHGAPIYVRHEVVHNRFVVNGLRERGAIFVEELSEVPDGAIVIFSAHGVSQAVRQEAKDRNLKVFDATCPLVTKVHMQVARASRKGTKAILIGHKGHPEVEGTMGQYSNEDGGIFLIEKVEDIARLPMQENDNLTFMTQTTLSLDDTAETIAALKEKYPAIQGPHKNDICYATTNRQEAVRELAKLSDLVLVVGSKNSSNSNRLAELASRMGVKSQLLDDPADIQADWFNDVKTIGITAGASAPEELVQSIISRLKRFGANSIEELQGLEENMFFEVPKELRIKEVN, encoded by the coding sequence ATGAAGATAATTTTAGCCAATCCACGAGGATTTTGTGCCGGTGTAGATCGTGCCATTAGTATTGTTGAATTAGCCTTAGAAATTCATGGCGCACCGATTTATGTTCGTCACGAAGTGGTACATAACCGATTTGTTGTGAACGGATTGCGTGAGCGTGGTGCGATCTTTGTGGAAGAATTAAGCGAGGTGCCTGATGGTGCGATCGTGATTTTTTCTGCACACGGAGTGTCTCAAGCGGTTCGGCAAGAAGCAAAAGACCGTAATCTCAAAGTATTTGATGCAACCTGTCCTTTGGTGACTAAAGTGCATATGCAGGTTGCGCGTGCAAGTCGAAAGGGTACAAAAGCGATTTTGATTGGGCATAAAGGGCATCCTGAAGTTGAAGGCACAATGGGGCAGTATAGCAATGAAGATGGCGGTATTTTCCTAATTGAAAAAGTAGAAGATATTGCACGTTTGCCAATGCAAGAAAATGATAATTTAACCTTTATGACGCAAACGACGTTGTCGCTAGATGATACGGCTGAAACTATTGCTGCATTAAAGGAAAAATATCCCGCTATTCAAGGACCACATAAAAACGATATTTGTTATGCGACAACTAATCGTCAAGAAGCGGTGCGAGAATTAGCAAAATTATCAGATTTAGTGTTGGTTGTAGGTTCTAAAAATTCATCCAATTCAAATCGTTTAGCTGAATTGGCTTCTCGAATGGGGGTTAAATCACAGCTTCTTGATGATCCTGCCGATATTCAAGCTGATTGGTTTAATGATGTAAAAACCATTGGGATTACAGCTGGTGCTTCTGCGCCAGAGGAATTAGTTCAATCGATTATTTCTCGTTTAAAAAGGTTTGGTGCGAATTCCATAGAAGAACTGCAAGGTTTAGAAGAAAATATGTTCTTTGAGGTGCCAAAAGAGCTGAGAATAAAAGAAGTTAATTAA
- a CDS encoding gluconate:H+ symporter: MSNEVLILIGVVSVIALLTLMIKGKVHPFIALGLVSIAVSLSAGIPMGKVIPTLISGMGGTLGSVALIVGLGAMLGKVIEKSNGADVLASWLLDKFGAKRAPFALAMTGFIFGIPVFVDVGFIVLIPIIFSVARRLGGNMLVYALPIGLSMLTVHVLMPPHPGVVAGAQVLNADIGLVLGLGFVAALPAVLIGQTFIPFFTKNNFVSIPASSDLLEYQKLRSQENNGLPSFGTVLSMIVFPLVLIMLGTVTATTLPKESVVREFFSMVGASPFALMIAVCLSSYVLGIKRGWGKDQLEEILNSALAPIAGIILITGAGGMFGKVLDASGVGKALADVLSSTGLPVLLLGFILAALLRAAQGSATVAVITTATILAPAITAAGYTGIQAALVTAAIGAGSMTLSHVNDSLFWVWTKFFGITISQGLRTWSILTTIYGTIAFGFVCLMWAFV, from the coding sequence ATGTCAAATGAAGTTCTTATTTTAATCGGTGTTGTGAGTGTTATCGCGCTTTTGACTTTGATGATTAAAGGTAAAGTTCATCCATTTATTGCGTTAGGGCTGGTGAGTATTGCAGTTTCGCTTTCTGCTGGCATTCCGATGGGGAAAGTTATTCCAACGTTAATTAGTGGTATGGGTGGCACCTTAGGTAGCGTTGCTTTGATTGTTGGTCTTGGAGCAATGTTAGGTAAAGTGATTGAGAAATCTAATGGCGCAGATGTACTTGCGAGTTGGTTGCTTGATAAGTTTGGTGCCAAAAGAGCGCCATTTGCATTAGCAATGACAGGTTTTATTTTTGGTATTCCTGTTTTTGTTGATGTTGGTTTCATTGTATTAATCCCAATTATCTTCAGTGTGGCTCGTCGTCTTGGTGGTAATATGTTGGTCTATGCATTACCAATTGGTTTGTCTATGTTGACAGTGCATGTACTTATGCCACCTCATCCAGGTGTGGTTGCTGGCGCTCAAGTGTTAAATGCTGATATTGGTTTAGTGCTAGGATTAGGCTTTGTCGCAGCGCTTCCTGCAGTTTTAATTGGTCAAACATTTATTCCATTTTTTACAAAAAATAATTTTGTGAGCATTCCAGCTTCAAGTGATCTACTTGAATATCAAAAACTTCGTTCACAAGAAAATAATGGCTTACCATCATTTGGAACTGTGTTATCAATGATAGTTTTCCCATTAGTATTAATCATGTTGGGGACAGTAACAGCTACAACATTACCAAAAGAAAGTGTTGTTCGTGAATTTTTTAGTATGGTAGGGGCGTCACCGTTTGCTTTAATGATTGCCGTATGCTTATCCTCTTATGTACTTGGTATTAAACGTGGCTGGGGCAAAGATCAATTAGAAGAAATCTTAAACTCAGCATTAGCACCTATCGCGGGCATTATCTTAATTACTGGTGCTGGTGGTATGTTTGGTAAAGTGTTAGATGCGAGTGGCGTAGGTAAAGCATTAGCAGATGTCTTATCCAGTACTGGATTACCTGTCTTATTGCTCGGTTTCATTCTTGCCGCATTGTTACGCGCAGCACAAGGTTCAGCTACAGTAGCCGTAATTACTACAGCAACTATTTTAGCGCCAGCAATTACTGCAGCAGGTTATACGGGTATTCAAGCCGCATTAGTTACCGCAGCGATAGGGGCTGGTTCTATGACCTTATCACATGTTAACGATAGCTTGTTCTGGGTATGGACGAAATTCTTTGGCATTACAATTTCTCAGGGATTGAGAACTTGGTCAATTCTCACGACAATTTACGGCACAATCGCATTTGGATTTGTGTGTTTAATGTGGGCTTTTGTTTAA
- a CDS encoding DeoR/GlpR family DNA-binding transcription regulator, producing the protein MIPAERQKTLLNLISKQSVISINNLVNILGVSHMTVRRDIQKLEEDGKVISVSGGVQLLERLSSEPTHDDKSLLATTEKAAISKKAVELIQEHSTIYLDAGTTTLEIAKQIANRNDLLVITNDFVIAHYLMVNSQCNIMHTGGLINKSNRSSVGEFAAQFLRQISVDIAFISTSSWNLKGLTTPDEQKIPVKKAIIQFSQKNILVTDSSKYGKVATFLLYPLSSLDTIICDKGLPENAQARIDEMNVELFLV; encoded by the coding sequence ATGATTCCTGCTGAACGGCAAAAGACATTATTAAACTTAATTAGTAAACAAAGCGTTATTAGTATAAATAACTTAGTCAATATCTTAGGCGTATCGCATATGACCGTACGTCGTGATATACAAAAGCTCGAAGAGGATGGAAAAGTCATCTCTGTTTCGGGGGGGGTTCAATTACTTGAACGTTTATCCAGTGAACCAACACATGACGATAAATCATTACTAGCAACGACTGAAAAGGCGGCTATTAGTAAAAAAGCAGTTGAGTTAATACAAGAACATTCCACTATATATCTAGATGCTGGCACGACAACACTTGAAATCGCAAAACAAATCGCTAATCGAAACGATCTACTTGTAATTACTAATGATTTTGTTATTGCCCATTATTTAATGGTCAATAGCCAATGTAATATTATGCATACTGGTGGGCTCATTAATAAATCAAATCGTTCCTCTGTGGGAGAATTTGCTGCCCAATTTCTACGTCAAATTTCAGTTGACATTGCGTTCATCTCGACTTCATCTTGGAATTTAAAAGGGCTAACCACGCCTGATGAGCAAAAAATTCCTGTCAAAAAAGCTATTATCCAATTTAGTCAAAAAAATATCCTTGTTACTGATTCATCCAAATATGGCAAAGTAGCAACATTTCTACTATATCCACTTAGTTCACTAGATACGATTATCTGTGATAAAGGATTACCCGAAAATGCTCAAGCTAGAATCGATGAAATGAATGTTGAATTATTTTTAGTATAA
- a CDS encoding helix-hairpin-helix domain-containing protein gives MKLMKTLFTSVVLCGALVASSSFAEEKATEQTAQPVVATQAEAQVAPAVVSDKLNINTATASEIQKSLTGIGTKKAEAIVQYREKHGNFTNAEQLLEVQGIGKATLEKNRDRIIF, from the coding sequence ATGAAATTAATGAAAACATTATTCACTTCGGTTGTATTGTGTGGTGCGCTGGTTGCTTCTTCGTCTTTTGCTGAGGAAAAAGCGACAGAACAAACCGCTCAACCTGTTGTAGCAACTCAAGCTGAAGCTCAAGTAGCACCAGCCGTAGTGAGCGATAAATTGAATATCAACACAGCAACTGCCAGTGAAATTCAAAAATCCCTAACTGGCATTGGTACGAAAAAAGCGGAAGCTATTGTGCAATATCGTGAAAAACACGGTAATTTTACTAATGCAGAACAGCTTTTAGAAGTACAAGGAATTGGCAAAGCAACACTAGAGAAAAATCGTGATCGTATAATCTTTTAA
- the otnK gene encoding 3-oxo-tetronate kinase: MLGVIADDFTGASDIASFLVENGLSTVQMNGVPTQSLNSKVDAIVISLKSRSNPVNEAIEQSLRAYQWLKENGCTQFYFKYCSTFDSTAKGNIGPVTDALLDELNEDFTVITPALPVNGRTIFNGYLFVGDVLLSESGMKNHPITPMTDANLMRLMDAQAKGKTGLVAYADVIKGASRVQECFAELKAQGYRYAVVDAVDNSQLEVLAEAVADFKLVTGGSGLGAYMAARLSGGKKGANAFTPTKGKTVVLSGSCSVMTNKQVEKYKEKAPHFQLDVEQAIHNENYIEQLYQWVIANLDSEFAPMVYATVPPDALKAIQHQFGVDQASHAIESTFAKLADKLKQAGVVNFITAGGETSSIVVQELGFTGFHIGKQIAPGVPWLKAVEEDIFLALKSGNFGKEDFFEYAQGMFL; this comes from the coding sequence ATGTTAGGTGTTATTGCAGATGATTTTACAGGCGCAAGCGATATCGCCAGTTTTTTGGTTGAAAATGGCTTAAGTACGGTGCAAATGAACGGTGTTCCAACACAATCGTTAAACAGCAAAGTAGATGCCATTGTGATCAGTCTAAAATCACGTTCCAACCCTGTGAATGAAGCCATTGAACAGTCATTGAGGGCTTATCAATGGTTAAAGGAAAATGGTTGTACGCAATTTTATTTTAAATATTGTTCCACCTTTGACAGCACAGCGAAAGGCAATATCGGTCCTGTCACGGATGCTTTACTAGATGAATTAAATGAAGATTTCACCGTTATTACACCAGCCTTACCTGTAAATGGTCGCACTATTTTTAACGGCTATTTATTCGTAGGTGATGTATTGTTGAGTGAATCAGGCATGAAAAACCATCCGATTACGCCAATGACTGATGCTAATTTAATGCGTTTAATGGATGCACAAGCCAAAGGTAAAACAGGTTTGGTGGCGTATGCTGATGTGATTAAAGGGGCTTCGCGTGTGCAAGAGTGCTTTGCGGAATTAAAAGCACAAGGCTACCGTTATGCGGTTGTTGATGCCGTGGATAATTCGCAGTTGGAAGTACTTGCTGAAGCAGTGGCGGATTTCAAATTGGTGACAGGCGGTTCAGGCTTAGGAGCTTATATGGCTGCACGTTTAAGTGGTGGCAAAAAAGGTGCCAATGCCTTTACGCCAACTAAAGGTAAAACCGTGGTGCTTTCAGGGTCTTGCTCTGTGATGACGAACAAGCAAGTGGAAAAATATAAAGAAAAAGCACCGCACTTTCAACTCGATGTTGAGCAAGCCATCCATAATGAAAATTATATAGAACAACTTTATCAGTGGGTGATAGCAAATCTCGATAGCGAATTTGCCCCTATGGTCTATGCAACAGTGCCACCAGATGCATTAAAAGCTATTCAACATCAATTTGGGGTGGATCAAGCAAGCCATGCCATTGAAAGCACTTTCGCCAAACTTGCCGATAAATTAAAACAAGCTGGCGTGGTCAATTTTATTACTGCTGGTGGTGAAACCTCAAGTATTGTGGTGCAAGAACTTGGTTTTACTGGGTTCCATATTGGTAAACAAATTGCCCCGGGTGTGCCTTGGTTAAAAGCGGTAGAAGAAGATATTTTCCTTGCGCTTAAATCAGGCAATTTCGGCAAAGAAGACTTTTTTGAATATGCACAAGGAATGTTCCTATGA
- the ltnD gene encoding L-threonate dehydrogenase encodes MENQNYSVAVIGLGSMGMGAAVSCINAGLTTYGIDLNPVALEKLKAAGAKAVAANGYDFAHELDAVVILVVNAAQANAVLFGENGIAKKLKAGTAVMVSSTMAAQDAQIISQKLTELGLIMLDAPVSGGAAKALKGEMTVMASGSKQAFELLQPVLDATAAKVYNIGEEIGLGATVKIVHQLLAGVHIAAGAEAMALASKAGIPLDVMYDVVTNAAGNSWMFENRMKHVVEGDYTPLSMVDIFVKDLGLVNDTAKSLHFPLHLASTAYSMFTEASNAGYGKEDDSAVIKIFSGVNLPKKGA; translated from the coding sequence ATGGAAAATCAAAATTATTCAGTCGCAGTAATTGGTCTTGGTTCTATGGGTATGGGCGCAGCGGTATCTTGCATTAATGCAGGATTAACGACCTATGGTATTGATTTAAACCCAGTTGCACTTGAAAAATTAAAAGCGGCAGGTGCAAAAGCTGTAGCGGCAAATGGCTATGACTTCGCTCACGAACTTGATGCTGTAGTGATTTTAGTGGTTAATGCAGCCCAAGCTAACGCAGTATTATTTGGCGAAAATGGTATTGCTAAAAAATTAAAAGCAGGTACAGCGGTGATGGTTTCTTCTACCATGGCGGCTCAAGATGCTCAAATAATTTCACAAAAATTAACAGAATTAGGTTTGATTATGTTAGATGCACCTGTTTCTGGTGGTGCAGCTAAAGCATTAAAAGGTGAAATGACTGTTATGGCATCGGGTTCAAAACAAGCATTTGAGTTGTTACAACCCGTTTTAGATGCCACTGCGGCAAAAGTTTATAACATTGGTGAAGAAATTGGTTTAGGTGCAACGGTGAAAATCGTCCATCAATTATTAGCCGGCGTACATATTGCAGCAGGTGCGGAAGCTATGGCCCTTGCCTCAAAAGCGGGTATTCCACTTGATGTTATGTATGATGTTGTGACCAATGCAGCTGGTAACTCTTGGATGTTTGAAAACCGGATGAAACACGTAGTAGAAGGTGACTATACGCCGCTTTCTATGGTTGATATTTTTGTGAAAGATTTAGGCTTAGTTAATGACACTGCAAAATCACTTCATTTCCCACTTCATTTGGCAAGCACAGCCTATTCTATGTTCACTGAGGCAAGCAATGCGGGTTATGGTAAAGAAGATGATAGTGCAGTGATTAAAATTTTTAGTGGCGTTAACTTACCGAAAAAAGGAGCGTAG